A region of the Acidobacteriota bacterium genome:
AAGGCCGGTTTGATCCCGGCAATGCCGCACCCACAGGGGGCGCTCGCCGGCGAGCCGGCTCGCGCTGACCGCAGAAAACAGTGATTAGGAGGGGGTCAGTTTTAGTGGCGCAAGGGGGTCAATTTCCCCTGTCGTTTGACAGTCCCGGTAAGTCTTTGGGTTAACACGATCGCTGCCGACGATAATTCTATGGTGGGCGATCCCATTGAAGAAATTGCCGCGCCGGTCAGATATGCCGCTCGCATTTCTTGCTATGGTGCAGTCCGGTGACCTCTTGCGGCCGGCTCGCTGAGATCGATAACCGAGGTGAGATCTGCTGTGTGCGTCCGGAAGAAGTGCGGTGGCTGTGGCTGGAGGGAATCTGCGGCTGGGTCGTGAGGCCCGCGCACGCCGGCTGAAATCTGCGGCTGTGTCCGGGGGCAATCTGCGGCCGGGCTTGTGAGGCCCGCATTCGTGGAAATCTGCGGCTGCGTCTGGGGGGATCTGCGGCTGGGGCGTCTGCGGCCGTATCGTCGGCGCGGCTCGACCCTGCGCTATAACGCCAGCCAGGCTCTCAGGGCGTCATCTACCGCATGTGAGGCTGCCTCATCACATCGTCCGACCTCGCGAATGATGCTGGCACGGGGCACACTCACGATCTTGTCCACCATCACCTGGGATGCCGACTTGAGGCCGGTGCGCTCGCCAGGCGGCATGCTGACCCGGAAGAGAGGCGCATCGATGCAGGCCGTGGTGATCGGACAGATGGTGACGCTGGCGTGCGTCGGATTGTACGAGTCGGCCTGCACCACGAGCGCTGGACGGGGCTTGCCGGTGTAGGCGCCGCGAGCCGAGACGATGACCACGGCGCCGCGGGTTATTTCCACCCGCGCGAATCCCCGGCGTGCTCGATGAAGGCGAGGGTCTCGCGATCGGCGTCCTGGGCGCTGGCCAACAGGGACTGGCGCCGAGCCTCGGCGTCCGGATCGGTAGCAGGACCAGCCAGGTGCGCCTCGAGGATGGCGCGGGCGACTTCGCTCCGGCTTCGTCGCGACCGCCGCGCCTCTCGCGCTAATCGGCGCTCGACCTCCGGCGTGAGGCGGACGGTAAGAATGGACGAAACGTTGGTCGGCGCGCCAGCCATGTATACAGTATACACCACGGCCCAGGGCATGCGCGGCCCGCGGACACTAGGTCCGCGGCCCGCGGACACTAGGTCCGCGGGTCGGCGCACATGTCGCAGACTCGATTCACCGAGTCGAACCCCAGCATCTCGACCTGCGGCGTCAAATAACCGTCCTTGATCGGTTCGGTCCGCAGCAGGTCGGTGCTCAAGTATTTCTTGTTGCTGTCGCAGAGCACGGTGACGACGATGGCGTCAGGGCCGAGGGTCTGTTGAATCTTGAGCGCGCCGATGACGTTGGCTCCCGCCGAGATGCCCACGGCCAACCCATGTTGCGCCAACAGCTGCGCCATCAGGATGGCGTCGCCGTCGTTCGCTTGAACGAGCGTGTCCAGTTCGTCGAAGTGGACGATCGGCGGCACGAACTCGTCCGAGATGCCCTGGATGCGGTGATGGCCAATCTTGTGGCCGGCCGAGAGCGTGGGCGACTCGGCGGGTTCGAGCGGATGCACACTGACCGCCGGCTTCTTCGACTTCAGGTAACGCCCGACGCCCATGACCGTGCCGCCGGTGCCGACACCGGCGACGAACGCGTCGGGGCTCAGCCCTTGCCCCTGCAGTTGCAGCCAGATCTCCGGCCCGGTACCGGTGACATGCGCGTCGATGTTGGCCTCGTTGGAGAACTGGTGCGGCAGGAAGGTGCGCGGGTTGCTTTCTTTCATGGCATCGGCGCGCGCGATCGAGCCGAGGAAGCCGCCATCGGCCTTGCTGACGAGCACCACCGATGCGCCGAAGCTGGCGATCAGCGAGATGCGTTCGCTGCTCATCCAATCGGGCATGAACACCGTCACCGGGTGGCCGAGGGCGCGGCCGATCGCCGCAAACGAAATGCCGGGGTTGCCGCTGGTCGCCTCGGCAATCGGATCGCCCGGCTGGATCTGCCCGGTCTCGTAGGCGCGCCGCAGGATGTGCAGCGCCATGCGATCCTTGATGCTGCCGGTCAGGTTGAGGGGTTCGTACTTCGCGTAGATGGTGCGCGGCTCGCCGTTGACGCGCAGCTCGAGCGACAGGAGAGGGGTGTTGCCGATCAGCCGGCGCATCGAGTGAAAGTGGCGGGTCAGGGCCGGGGCGGTCATGGGGGTTTGCATAAGCTCTCCCCTTGATGTTACTCCTCAGCGGGACGAGGCGAGCCAGGCCAACGCCTCTGACGGCGTGAGCACGCGCACGGCCGAGCCCTTGAAGTCGCCGGGATTGCGCGTCACCAGTGCCTCGCACTTCGCCCGTTTGGCGGCTGCGGCGGTGACCGCGTCTTCAAAGTCGGTCCAGTTCAGGGAGAGGGCCGCGTTCAGCACCGCATCATCCACGCCCGCCACGTCGAAGACCGACAGCAGGGCGTCGGTGGTCTCTCGGGCCATCCGGCCGCCGACCGCCTTGGCGTTCAGGTAATGCAGCGTGGTGACGGCATGGGCCGAGAGTAGTCCTACGGCCTCGCCCCGCTCGACCGTCGCCCACACGTCGGACGAGGCGTCAGCGAACGGTGCGCGGTCCAGCAGCACATCGAGCACCACGTTCACGTCGAACAGGATGCGCTTCACCGGTACTTGCGTTCGAGATAGCGGTGGTAGTCGCGCGCGGAGCCGCGCTTGAGCGAGCCACGAAGTCGGCTTAACACGGCTGGCGTGCTGCCAGCGCGGCCGGCTGGCGTGGCGGCCAGTTCCAGCAGCTTCTCAACGAGGCCCGACACCGAGGTCCCCTGTTCGCGGGCGTAGGTTTTGGCCCGTTCGACAACGCGTTCGTCCACGCTGAGGGTCAGCTTCGCCATACGTATGAATCTACCACGTTGATACGTATCTGGAAAACCTCAACCGTCGCGTATACTCCTCCTGCCTCGCTCCCCAAATGCCCACGCTGACCCCGAATACGAGACTTGGCCCGTACGAGATCGTCGACGCCATTGGCGCCGGTGGCATGGGCGAGGTGTATCGAGCCCGCGACACGCGGCTCGATCGCACGGTCGCGATTAAAGTCCTGGCGGGCAGCCTGGCTGCCGACGTCCAGTCGCGCGAGCGCTTCGAACGTGAGGCCAAGGCGATCTCGTCGCTGAATCACCCGAACATCTGCGCGCTCTACGACGTCGGCCGCGAGCAGCCGGCCCCCGACGAGCCGCCCGTCGACTTCCTCGTCATGGAGTACGTCGAGGGCGAGACGCTCACGGCGCGACTGGCGCGCGGACCGTCGCGCGCATCGCGCAACGCAGTGCTGAGCCGCGGCGATGCGCCATCGGATCCCACCGCACCGCCGTCGCCCTCGGCTCCCAATGCATTGCCGCCGATGACCGTGGACGAGGCGCTCGCGGTCGCCGTCCAGATCGCCGGCGCGCTCGATCGCGCCCATCGGCAGGGCATCGTCCATCGCGACCTCAAGCCCGGCAACGTGATGTTGTCGAAGGGGGCCGTGAAGCTCTTGGACTTCGGCCTCGCGCGGCTCTCGCGTGCGGGCGCCACCTCCGAAAGCAAAGAGGATCTTGGTCGCGGCCTGGTGAGCCTGGCGGATCTCTCGATGCCGACCGTGAGCTCGCCGCTGACGATGAAGGGGACGATTCTCGGCACGCTGCAGTACATGGCGCCCGAGCAGCTCGAGGGCAAGGAGGTCGATGCCCGAGCCGACATCTTTGCGTTCGGCGGCGTGCTCTACGAGATGCTGACCGGCCGCCGGCCATTCGAGGGCAAGAGCCAGGCGAGCCTGATCGGGGCGATTCTCGATCACACGCCTCCGCCGGTAACCTCGCTGCAGCCCGTGTCGCCGCCGATGCTCGACGAGATCGTGGCGCGGTGTCTCGCCAAGGATCCAGACGAGCGATGGCAGACCGCGCGCGATCTGAAACGACAGCTCGAGTGGCTCGCGAAGGAGATGGCCGAAGGTGGCGCCGCGACCACCGCGGTCGCGAGCATGGCGCCGGTCGCGCGGCCGAGCGCAGCCGCCCTTGTCGCGCGTGTCGGCGGCGCGATCCTCGCCGGCGCCGCTATCGCCGGTGCAGCGGCGTGGACGTGGTGGCCCCACGCGCCGCCAGCGGCTGTCCCGACGCGGTTTTCGGTGGAGTTGCCCGAGGGGCAGGCCTTCACGCGGACGGGCCGGCACGTGATTGCGCTGTCGCCGGATGGCACCAGCCTGGTCTACGTCGCGAATAACCAGCTCTATCTGCGCAAGATGGGCGAGCTCACGGCCGCGCCGATTTCAGGCACCGAAAAGTCCGATCCTAGCGAGCCGATCTACTCTCCAGACGGCCAGTGGATCGCATTTTTTTCCTCTTCGACGACGGAACTGAAAAAAGTGCCGATCTCCGGCGGCACGCCGGTGACGCTGGCCGTGGTGGGCAACCCCTTGGGAGGTTCGTGGCTTGGTGATCGCTTACTGTTGGGCCAAGCCTCGCCGCGCGGCATCGTCGAGGTGCCGGCCAGCGGCGGGACAGCGAAGCTCCTGGTCAGCGTGGATGAGAGCAAGGCGGAATTCGCGCACGGTCCCCAGCTCATCTCCGGCGGACGGGCGGTCCTGTTTTCGATTCGTACGGGGCAGCAGTCCTGGGACGACGCCGTCGTGGTCGTCCACGAGTTCGCGACCGGCCGCCGCACGGCGCTGATCAACGGCGGCACCGATGCCCGCGTGCTGCCCACGGGCCACCTGGCGTACTTCCGCGAGGCCACCCTTTTCGCGGTGCCCTTCGACGAGGAACGGCTGATGGTAAGCGGCGGCCCGGTGCCAGTGCAGCCCGGCATCCGGCAAGCTGCGGTGAATTCAACTGGCGCCGCGCAAGCGGCCTGGTCTCATTCGGGAGCCATGGCTTTTGTACCCGGTGGAGCGGCCGGCTCCAATCGAGAGCTCGTGTGGCTCAATCGCCAGGGACAGCAGGAGCCCACGACTGCGCCTCAGCGACGTTTTGTGATGGTAGGCTTCGGGTTGGCCCTGTCGCCTGACGGCAGCCAGGCGGCGGTCTCGGTCAGCGACGATGCCAACACCTCCGTGGGCACCGACATCTGGGTGTGGACGATCGCCCGGGGTGCATTGACCCGTCTGACGTTTTCCGGTGCGGCCGTATCACCGGTGTGGACTCCGGACGGCCGCCGCATCTGCTATCGCGAGGCCGATGAAGCGTTCTGCCAGGCCGCCGATGGTAGCGGGAAGCCCCTGTCGTTGTTCAAGCTGGCAGGATTGAATGCGCTGGGATCGATTTCGCCCGACGGTGCGCGGCTCGTGTTTACGGTCAGCGACCTGACAGCTTCCGCGAGGGCTGACATCATGATCGCCACGCTGGGACCGCCGATCGAGGTCCGCCCGCTGATCAAGACGGCGTTTGGAGAGTATTCTCCGAGGATCTCACCCGATGGCCGCTGGATCGCGTACCACTCGAACGAATCTGGACGCAACGAGGTGTATGTGCGGCCATTCCCCGACGTAGACCAGGGGCGGTGGCAGGTGTCGACCGAGGGGGGCAGTGACCCGCGCTGGGCGAGTAACGGCCGCGAGCTGTTCTTTAACGTGGGTGGGAATGCGATTGCCCTGTCGCGGTGGTCGAGTGCGATCCAGCCAGGGGCGACCTTCGTTGCGGGCAAGCCGACGCAGATCGCGACGTCACCGTCGGAGGATTACCCGAGTTTTGCCTACGACGTCGCGCCTGATGGGCGTCTTCTCGTCCACCTGGCCGCATCCAGGGGTACCGCCGCAGAGGCATCGCGACCTCAACTTGTGGTGGTGCAACACTGGTTTGATGAGTTGAAGGCTCGCGTTCCGATTCCCCGATAAAAGAAAACGGGCGGCGCGTCCGCCTTCGCGCCCACGCGCTCCGGCAAAACGGCCGCCCGCCCCCAACTTCCGACTTCTAACTTCTACTTCGTCCCGCCCTTGGCGGCAATGTGCTTGTGGATCGCCTCGACGGTCTTAGTGGCGCGGAACTCGACAATCTCCTTGGCGAGCGCCGTGGCCTTGGCGCGGTCCGAGATGTCCACGCCGTTGATGACGGCCTTGCCGGCCTTGACGCGCGCGTCGTAGCGCACCGAGTCCGGGTCATCGATGAACATGTTCAGCGTGATGATCGGGTCGTCGTGCAGCCCGTCGCCCTTGGCGGCTTCGGTGATCTTGCCGGCCATGTGCTTCGAGACGCTGTTGTAGTCGTAGTACTCGGGGATCTGCAGGGCCAGCGCCTTGCCGGCCCACTTGGCGGTGAGCGTGTCGGCCACGGTCTGCTGGCCGCGCTGGTTGCCGCCGCTGTCGCCGATGAAGATGATGTTCTTGAAGCCGTGCGCCTGCAGGCTTTCGGCGGTGTCGGTGAGCAGCGCCTGGTAGGTCTCTTCGCGCAGCGTGATGGTGCCGGGCGAGACCATGTGGCCGGTCTTGGGCTCGATGCCGCCTTCGGGCACGTGCTTGATGATTGGCGCGCACAGGGCGTTGCCCATCTTGCGGGCAATGGCTTCACAGTTCGCGTGCAGCACGTAGTTGTGCTTGCCGGTCACCAGCCACGGACCGTTGGGCTCGACGCCGCCGGTCGGGATGATGACGTTGGTCTTGCCGGCCTTCAGGGCGTCGCGGACGTCCATCCAGGTCATTTCCTCGATCCACACCGTGGTGGCGGGCGGCAGCGGGTTGACCGCGTCGACGCAGTTGTAGAGGTTGTCGGCGCAGTTGCCGCCGCCGATCGACCGTGGATCCGGAGCGGGGCGCTGGCGCTGCTGGCCGGCGGGCGCACCGGCGCCGGGCGGCTGGGCAGACGCGTACGTGGCGCCAAGGACGACGAAGCTGAGTGCGACGAGGGCGATCTGTTTCATGGTCCTCTAGCTCCCGGATTTGATGCGGAACGTGCCGTCGTCCATGCGTTCACGGAACTTGCCGTGGCAGGTGGCGCAGGTGGCGCCAAGCGGCGTGATCGAGGTCTTGGCGGCGGCGAGACTGCCAAGGCCGACGTTGATCAGGATGGCGTCGGCGTGCTTCTTGCCCTCGGCCGCGATGTTCATGGCTTCGGTGTTGCCCTTGGCCTTCCAGAACGCCTCGGTGTCAGCGAAAGCCTTCTGGATGATGGTGGCCTGTTCCTTGACGGGGTCGAGGTCCTTGCCGTCGAGTAACTTGCGCAGCGCCGCCTGCGCGGGCGGCAGCTGGGTCATGATCTTCTGCAGCGCCAGGTCGTCAGCGGTCATGGGCGGAATGGGCTTCTTGGCAATGTCGATGCCGGCCGTGTTGATCACGGCGGTAGCGAGCACGACCGGCTTGCCCTTGAACCGGGCCTGATCCTCAGGGGACAGGTCGATCTTGTAGTCCTTGAGCTTCGCCGCAACCGCGGCCGCATCAAACTTGATCAACTCGCCGATGACGGTGACGTAGCCGTTGGCGTCGGCCGGCTTCTGCAGCGTCGGCGCCAGCACCAGCACGTCCTTGCCGGTCGCCTTGGTCTTGTCCTGGTCCACCGAGAACGCGGTCGCGGTGAGGTTGGCTTCGACGGCGCCGGTCATCGTCACGAATTCGCCGACGTACTGATCCGGGTTGGCCGCGACCGAACTGGCAGCCACCGGCACCAGCGGCTTGGGCGGCGTATTGGCGGGCGGCGGCGGCGCCTGGCCGCCCTGTGCGGCCGTGAGGGCGCCGTAGGAAAGAAGGAATGCGGCCAGCGCGAGGCTGCCGAGAGTGACGGTCGAAATCGTCGATCGCTTCATGTGTCTGAACTCCTGCCGCGACGCCCGGGTCGGCACGATCTGACGCGGGCTCCGAACCGCCATATTGTAACGTCATCCGTGCCATCAGTGACGTAGCTGTTGTATCGTTCGCGTCACTCGTCTCCATTTGTAACGTGACCATGACCATGTCCACGCCACGCGCTAGCGACCTTCTTCTCGTTCTTCTCACGTCGCACGTCCTACTATTCACTTCGGTTGGCGCCGTGAGCGCCCAGGCCCTGCCCAAGCCGGACGGCTACGTCAACGACTTCGCGGGAGTTCTTGACGCGGCGACGCGCGCCAGGCTCGAGCAGCGCCTGAAGGAGGTCGAGGCCGCGTCCTCGTCTGAGGTCGCCGTGGCGACGGTGACATCGCTCGAGGGAATGTCGGTTGAGGAGTACGCCACCCGCTTGTTCAAGGAATGGGGCGTCGGGCAGGAGAAGGCTGACAACGGCGTGCTGATCCTGGTCGCGCCCAACGATCGCGAGATGCGCATCGAGGTCGGCTACGGCCTCGAAGGCGTCCTGCCCGACGGCCTGGCCGGCGAGATTCGCGACGAGCAGTTCCTGCCGCGCTTCCGAGACGACGACTACGCCGGCGGCATCAGCGCCGGCGTCGGCCGCATCGCCGACATCGTCGAGAAGAACCAGGTGCTGTCGCCGGAGGAACTGGCCCGCTTCAACGACTCCTCGAACGACGTGCCGGTATGGATACTGGTGCCCTTCCTCGGGATGTTCATCGGGATCGGCTCGTTCATGTTTGGACTCGGCCTGCGCACCAAGACCGTCTTCCCGATACTGTTCGGCGGCCTGTTCTCCGGCATTCCCATGCTGATGGCCTTGCTCGTGATGTTCACGGTCACCCTCTACACGCTCGCGCCGCTGTGGTTGGCCATGGCAGCGACTGGTTACTGGCTGGGCAGCAGAAAGAAGTGGAAAGACAGCTTCCGGCCGGGTAAGGGCGGTGGCAAGGGCAGCAGCGGCAGCGGCAGCGGTTGGGTCATGGGTGGCGGCAGTTCCGGCGGGTCGAGCTCCGGCGGGTCGTCCGGCGGCAGCAGCAGTTTCGGCGGCGGATCATCGGGCGGCGGCGGCGCCAGCGGACGATGGTAGCCGCCGCGCGCCGGGGTTGGCTCGTGGCGGCGGCCGCCGCGGCTGGCTTTGCATCGGCCTGTACGCTGGCCGGCCCACGCGAAGAAGCGTTCGTGCGCGGTCGCCTGGCCGCGATGGCGGAGGTCGCGTCGGTCGAGGTGTCCT
Encoded here:
- a CDS encoding type II toxin-antitoxin system PemK/MazF family toxin encodes the protein MEITRGAVVIVSARGAYTGKPRPALVVQADSYNPTHASVTICPITTACIDAPLFRVSMPPGERTGLKSASQVMVDKIVSVPRASIIREVGRCDEAASHAVDDALRAWLAL
- a CDS encoding DUF6364 family protein — encoded protein: MAKLTLSVDERVVERAKTYAREQGTSVSGLVEKLLELAATPAGRAGSTPAVLSRLRGSLKRGSARDYHRYLERKYR
- a CDS encoding cysteine synthase family protein — its product is MTAPALTRHFHSMRRLIGNTPLLSLELRVNGEPRTIYAKYEPLNLTGSIKDRMALHILRRAYETGQIQPGDPIAEATSGNPGISFAAIGRALGHPVTVFMPDWMSSERISLIASFGASVVLVSKADGGFLGSIARADAMKESNPRTFLPHQFSNEANIDAHVTGTGPEIWLQLQGQGLSPDAFVAGVGTGGTVMGVGRYLKSKKPAVSVHPLEPAESPTLSAGHKIGHHRIQGISDEFVPPIVHFDELDTLVQANDGDAILMAQLLAQHGLAVGISAGANVIGALKIQQTLGPDAIVVTVLCDSNKKYLSTDLLRTEPIKDGYLTPQVEMLGFDSVNRVCDMCADPRT
- a CDS encoding protein kinase — its product is MPTLTPNTRLGPYEIVDAIGAGGMGEVYRARDTRLDRTVAIKVLAGSLAADVQSRERFEREAKAISSLNHPNICALYDVGREQPAPDEPPVDFLVMEYVEGETLTARLARGPSRASRNAVLSRGDAPSDPTAPPSPSAPNALPPMTVDEALAVAVQIAGALDRAHRQGIVHRDLKPGNVMLSKGAVKLLDFGLARLSRAGATSESKEDLGRGLVSLADLSMPTVSSPLTMKGTILGTLQYMAPEQLEGKEVDARADIFAFGGVLYEMLTGRRPFEGKSQASLIGAILDHTPPPVTSLQPVSPPMLDEIVARCLAKDPDERWQTARDLKRQLEWLAKEMAEGGAATTAVASMAPVARPSAAALVARVGGAILAGAAIAGAAAWTWWPHAPPAAVPTRFSVELPEGQAFTRTGRHVIALSPDGTSLVYVANNQLYLRKMGELTAAPISGTEKSDPSEPIYSPDGQWIAFFSSSTTELKKVPISGGTPVTLAVVGNPLGGSWLGDRLLLGQASPRGIVEVPASGGTAKLLVSVDESKAEFAHGPQLISGGRAVLFSIRTGQQSWDDAVVVVHEFATGRRTALINGGTDARVLPTGHLAYFREATLFAVPFDEERLMVSGGPVPVQPGIRQAAVNSTGAAQAAWSHSGAMAFVPGGAAGSNRELVWLNRQGQQEPTTAPQRRFVMVGFGLALSPDGSQAAVSVSDDANTSVGTDIWVWTIARGALTRLTFSGAAVSPVWTPDGRRICYREADEAFCQAADGSGKPLSLFKLAGLNALGSISPDGARLVFTVSDLTASARADIMIATLGPPIEVRPLIKTAFGEYSPRISPDGRWIAYHSNESGRNEVYVRPFPDVDQGRWQVSTEGGSDPRWASNGRELFFNVGGNAIALSRWSSAIQPGATFVAGKPTQIATSPSEDYPSFAYDVAPDGRLLVHLAASRGTAAEASRPQLVVVQHWFDELKARVPIPR
- a CDS encoding TPM domain-containing protein, with protein sequence MSAQALPKPDGYVNDFAGVLDAATRARLEQRLKEVEAASSSEVAVATVTSLEGMSVEEYATRLFKEWGVGQEKADNGVLILVAPNDREMRIEVGYGLEGVLPDGLAGEIRDEQFLPRFRDDDYAGGISAGVGRIADIVEKNQVLSPEELARFNDSSNDVPVWILVPFLGMFIGIGSFMFGLGLRTKTVFPILFGGLFSGIPMLMALLVMFTVTLYTLAPLWLAMAATGYWLGSRKKWKDSFRPGKGGGKGSSGSGSGWVMGGGSSGGSSSGGSSGGSSSFGGGSSGGGGASGRW
- a CDS encoding creatininase family protein, with protein sequence MKQIALVALSFVVLGATYASAQPPGAGAPAGQQRQRPAPDPRSIGGGNCADNLYNCVDAVNPLPPATTVWIEEMTWMDVRDALKAGKTNVIIPTGGVEPNGPWLVTGKHNYVLHANCEAIARKMGNALCAPIIKHVPEGGIEPKTGHMVSPGTITLREETYQALLTDTAESLQAHGFKNIIFIGDSGGNQRGQQTVADTLTAKWAGKALALQIPEYYDYNSVSKHMAGKITEAAKGDGLHDDPIITLNMFIDDPDSVRYDARVKAGKAVINGVDISDRAKATALAKEIVEFRATKTVEAIHKHIAAKGGTK
- a CDS encoding PIN domain-containing protein, which translates into the protein MKRILFDVNVVLDVLLDRAPFADASSDVWATVERGEAVGLLSAHAVTTLHYLNAKAVGGRMARETTDALLSVFDVAGVDDAVLNAALSLNWTDFEDAVTAAAAKRAKCEALVTRNPGDFKGSAVRVLTPSEALAWLASSR
- a CDS encoding TraY domain-containing protein, which gives rise to MAGAPTNVSSILTVRLTPEVERRLAREARRSRRSRSEVARAILEAHLAGPATDPDAEARRQSLLASAQDADRETLAFIEHAGDSRGWK